The window GAGATGAGGATCGGCTCTGGCAGCAAAGGCATgtagcggcggtggccgcggctCAGCGGACGCAGCAGGTGGCGCACCGGTGGCGCTCGTAGTCTCGGCATCATTGCTCAATGGGATTAGTGAAcagtaattagtatttttggtTATTGGGTTGTTAGGCATGGTTTACTGGTTGATGGTGGTCATTGTACTAGTGGGCCTTTTGGCCACTAGTGCTTTATTGGGCTAGACATGTTATCTAGGTATTATCCGGATATTTAACCGGGTAAAACCCATATTTTTGCTGGATAACTCGTATCCGTCGGATACCGTCCTCCCAAACCCGATCTCATATCCGATAGAAAATACCCGTATTCAAACCCGCTACCCGTAAAAACTTCCGGGTACCCGAATTTTTGACCCGAAATTGTCTCGAAATAATACGGTCAGGCGGGCAGGCGGGAAATACCCgccccgttttcacccctatatATGAGTTGTATAACTGGATCGTACTTATAGCAGTAGAACTGAAGTTTAGTTCTTTTCAATTGAATGGCTGCTTTTGACTGAACCCTCTTttcatttttcacatttattaTTTTCCGGGATTCAGCGGTACAAGCTGaaaacaaagggaaaaaaagaacaccATTTTCCTCAAGAAAACAAAAGGCAATATTACATTTTTTGCTCTTGGGATCGAAAATAGCATCACCAAGAAAAAGAATCAACGAACATGTTACTGCACCTCCTGCACTTTGCATCCACCGTAGAAATATGTTACCACTATTATGTACACTTGAAACGATCTCGAACAATACACGCTCACACGCGCGCACACACGCAGTAACAGGCAAATTCACGCCCTGCCGCGGTCGCACTTTGCATCCACCGTTGAAATCTTGAGCTAGCCGCCCCTGTCCCTGCTCTGCCTCGGCGAGCCGGACACGGAGCTCGCGTACCGGTGCTCCCCCTTCCGCATCGCGCCCTCCGCGTGCACCGCCGACGCCACGTACCTCCTCTtcgccttggccgccgccgccacctcctcctcgccgtcctcacccgcggccgcggccgccttcTTCCCGTCGTCCTTGGCAGCAACAAcaacggcggcagcggacgggACGGTGTAGACGAAGGGCCCGGCGAGCACGTCGCCGCAGGACGTCTGCAGCAGCGGCTCGagcgcggcgacgacgtcgcGCATGTGCGGGCGGGACTTGGGCACGCTGTGGAGGCAGTGGTACGCCACCATGGCGGCCTTCCCCGCCGCCTTGTCCGAGTAGCCGCCCTCCAGGCTGGGGTCCATCACCCGGTGcagccgctccggccgccggagGTACGGCCGCGCCCAGTCCACGAGGTTCtgctcccgcccgcgccgccgcttgtccACGCTCCGCCGCCCCGTCAGCAGCTCCAGCAGCACCAccccgaagctgtacacgtcgctcTTCGCCGTCAGGTGCCCCGTCAGGATGTACTCCGGCGCCGCGTACCCGTGGGTCCCCATGACGCGGGTCGTGACGTGTGTCGCGTCCCCCTGCGGGCCCTCCTTGGCCAGCCCGAAGTCCGAGAGCTTCGCCGTGTAATCCTGCATCGCCCAACATAATATAAATCTCTCCGTCAGCCACAACATCATAATTAACTAtagctaagagcaagtttaatagtatagccaactactaactttaaatcatttataactaatctaatagtctattcatacaa of the Oryza sativa Japonica Group chromosome 2, ASM3414082v1 genome contains:
- the LOC9268867 gene encoding serine/threonine-protein kinase RIPK, which codes for MRRMLRCFFGGGGDETGGDEEKKASAAAVVKNKKAVRRMRSATGRLRSLSLEDLSRTLAQSGLQAFTLAELKAATRSFSGSNFIGEGGFGPVYKGFIDAKLRPGLLQPQHVAVKYLDGEGDQGHREWLAEVVYLGMLSHPHLVKLIGYCCQDDHRMLVYEYMARGSLEHHLFKNLLSSLPWATRLKIAVGAAKGLAFLHDADTPVIYRDFKASNILLDSDYTAKLSDFGLAKEGPQGDATHVTTRVMGTHGYAAPEYILTGHLTAKSDVYSFGVVLLELLTGRRSVDKRRRGREQNLVDWARPYLRRPERLHRVMDPSLEGGYSDKAAGKAAMVAYHCLHSVPKSRPHMRDVVAALEPLLQTSCGDVLAGPFVYTVPSAAAVVVAAKDDGKKAAAAAGEDGEEEVAAAAKAKRRYVASAVHAEGAMRKGEHRYASSVSGSPRQSRDRGG